CTCCTTTACTTTTTAGAAATCAATCAACTATCATAAACTTAGAATGGAAGATCGTCATCTGAAATATCAATCGGTTGACCATCATTTGCAAACGGATCTTCATCTACGCGTGTATAGCTTTGATTGTTGTTGCGGTCTGGTTGTTGATTCTGATTCTGATTCTGTTTAAATGGATTTTCTTGTCTACCGCCACCATAAGAAGAATTACTTCCTCCACGTTGCTCAGTATTTCCACCCGCATTTTTTGGTTCAAGAAACTGAACGCTTTCAGCTACAATCTCCGTAACATAAACACGTTTGCCATCTTGTCCTTCATAATTACGAGTTTGAACACGTCCATCTACACCAGCTAAACTTCCTTTTTTCAAGAAATTAGCTACGTTTTCTGCTGGCTTACGCCAAACGACACAGTTAATAAAATCTGCCTCACGTTGACCTGCTTGGTTCGTGAAAGAACGGTTTACCGCCAAAGTAAATGTAGCGACTGCTGCTCCACTTGGAGTATAGCGTAATTCTGGATCCTTCGTTAACCGACCTACTAAAACGACTCGATTCATCATCAGAATCAACCCCTTTCATTAATGTTTCACGTGAAACATTAAAAAATCTATTAATATTAAATATGGTTGAATTATTCTTCTTCTTTGATTACGATATGACGGATAATGTCATCGCTGATCTTAGCAAGACGGTCAAATTCGTTAACCGCTTCTGATCCAGATTTAACAGTAACCAGTTGGTAGAAACCATCACGGAAATCGTTAATCTCGTAAGCTAAACGACGTTTACCCCAATCTTTAGACTCGATGATTTCCGCTCCATTAGATGTCAAAACGTTAGAAAAACGCTCAACTACAGCTTTTTTCGCCTCGTCATCAACAGTTGGACGGATAATGTACATGAATTCATACTTTCTCATCTTTAAGTCACCTCCTTATGGACTATGCGGCCCTTCAATAGGGCAAGGAGCAATAAAATTATTACTCACAGTAAAAAATTATACCACACAGAAAATAGTAATGCAACAAGAAAAGCGGAAGTGGGTCGGCCTGAGGCGGCAGGACAATGACAGTACACGTAGGGAAGCCTGCTTCACGCAGTGGGCTGGCACTTGTCCCGAGCCTCAGACCCACTGTAGCTGGATCATGGCAGGAACCTCTCAATAATTCCTCATAAGAAAAAGGTGGCAAATGCCACCTTTTTCTTATACGTTAAAACGGAAGTGAATAACATCTCCATCTTTTACGATATATTCTTTTCCTTCTAATCGAACTTTTCCAGCTTCCTTCGCAGCAGTCATAGACCCATTATGGACTAGATCGTCATAAGAAACCGTTTCTGCACGAATAAACCCGCGTTCAAAATCCGTATGAATTACTCCTGCACATTGTGGAGCTTTCATTCCATGACGGAACGTCCAGGCACGAACTTCTTGTACACCTGCAGTAAAATAAGTTGCTAAGCCTAATAAAGAGTATGTTGCACTAATTAGTTGATCTAAACCAGATTCTTCAATTCCTAACTCTGAAAGAAACATTGCTTTTTCATCGTCATCAAGTTCAGCAATTTCAGATTCGATTTTAGCACATACAACAATTACCTCTGCATTGTCTTCTGCAGCAAATGCACGTACTTTTTGAACGTACTCATTGTCAGATGGGTCAGCGATGTCATCTTCGCTTACATTAGCTACATATAGAACAGGCTTAATTGTTAGTAGATGCAAGCCTTTGGCTGTTTTCATTTGTTCCTCAGTGAATTCAACCGTTCTCGCTGGCTTTTCATTTTCAAATGCTTCTTTCAATTTCTCCAAAATTTCATATTCAAATGCAGCCTCTTTATCTTTTTGCTTCGCTAACTTTTGAACACGAACTATTCTTTTTTCTACCGTTTCTAAATCTGCTAGTATTAGTTCTAGATTAATGACTTCAATATCGTCAATCGGATCGACTTTACCAGATACATGGGTAATATTATCATCCGCAAAGCAACGAACTACCTGGCAAATAGCATCTACTTGACGAATATGAGATAGGAACTTATTTCCTAATCCCTCGCCCTTACTCGCACCTTTTACTATTCCCGCAATATCAGTAAATTCAAAAGCAGTTGGGACTGTCTTTTTGGGTACTACTAGCTCTGTTAATTTATCTAAACGATGATCCGGAACTTCTACAATACCTACATTTGGATCTATTGTGCAGAAAGGATAGTTTGCTGATTCTGCTCCAGCTTTTGTAATTGCATTAAAAAGCGTAGACTTTCCTACATTTGGTAGACCTACAATACCTGCTGTTAAAGCCATCTCGGTCACTCCTCATTATTATATCTATTCCATTAGGAATTTTCTTCATGTAAACCTTTCACAATTATAGAGAGAAAGAAGTGAAAATACAAGTCTAACCGAGCAAGGCAAGACTTGTCAGTAGTACACGCTTAAATCTAACCAGATTTTGTAAAAACTTAACTAATACGTCTCAACGAATCTCAACATATAGTATGAAATATTGTTGTACACTTCACAAAAAATAACTTATATTATTAATATAAGTTATTTTTTAAGAACAGTTAATCTGTTATATAATTAAAAGACACCGCATCACGGTGCCTTTTAATTTTAGATTTCTTCATGTTTTTTGAGTATTTTTTTCATTTTTCTTGAAAACTCTTTTCTTGGGATTAACACACTATGTCCACAGCCTTCACATTTAATCCGGACGTCCATTCCCATTCGTATGATTTCCCAAGCATTTTCACCACAGGGATGTGCCTTTTTCATTTCTACTACATCATGAAGTTGGAATTCTTTTTGTTCCATATTGAAATCTCCTTCACTCTTTTACTAACTGCTTTTGCTTTCCTTCTTCCTCTTGGCGGGAGTACATTACAAGACGAGGGAACGGTATCTCAATACCGTGGACATCAAGTACAAGTTTCACATCTTTTCGAATCGCGCGCGCCATGGACCAATGTTGCATAGGCGTAGTTTCTGCCACAATTCGGAATACCACTTCGGATGCTCCTAGATTTTGTACACCTAATAGTTCTGGCGTTTTCATTAAATTTTCATATTTTCCAGGCATTTCGGCTAGTAACTCAAGAATCACCGATTCCGCTTGTTCTATGTTTTCTTCATAAGCAACGCTTACATCAACAACCGCAACACTATTATGAATAGAGTAATTTGTTACTTCATTTATGTTCCCGTTTGGAATTATGTGAAGTTCACCCGTCCAACTTTTAATTTTCGTTGTTCGAATCCCTATTTCCTCCACGAATCCTTCATGGGTCCCAATACGAATATAATCACCAACAGAGAATTGATCCTCGAAGATAATAAAGAATCCAGTAATAATGTCACGAACTAAGTTTTGTGCACCAAAACCAACGGCAAGACCAACTACTCCAGCACCCGCTATTAACGCACGAACATCAATGCCAAAGATTGATAAAAGTGCCATAAAAGCTATGAAATAAACAGCATATGTTAGTACATTTTCGAGTAACCTTAGGAGGGTACTTTGACGTCGTTCTGATACCCGAATTGGTGTTTTCGATCGAACTTTAAATACATTTTGAAGCGTCTTTTTTCCAAAGCGTATTGCAATAGAAGTGACGAAAAATATAGAAATAATCTTTATGCCACTTTTAGCTAAATCCAACCAAAAAATTTTATTAGACAGTATATCTTGGATACCCAAGTAAAATGTCTCAACCATTTGCATAAAACCATTCTCTCCTTATGAAAGAATTACTTTCTTATCTTAACAATAATCTTCCTAATTGAATAGAAACATAACCGTTCTTTATCCAAATAATCAAATTTTTTTAGGTTTTATTCTTAATACAACTTCAAAAAAGGAAAAGAAAAGAAGTACTTTCAACTAACTTGTTATTATTTTGCAAAATTCTGTGAACTATGTATAGAAACATTCTTTTCTCCGTATACTGATACTACTCAAACTAATCTTATTTCTTAAGCTAAGGCTCTTTTCGTATACATTGTGGCTATTTCATCTGATTTTTGATTAAATTGCCCATTTCACTGTTGATTTCCATTAAAAATAGACAGATCTAGCTGCTGTGGCTTGCGGCTCGGGGTCAAATGAATAACCCTCCAGCGATGCAGGCATCACCTCCGAGTTTTTCATTTGCCTGACGCCGCAGGGCAGCCACTTCCGCTTTTCGTGATCTAGCTGCTGTGGCTTGCGGCTCGGGTCAAAGCTATATCACCGTTTACAGACTGATTCGAAAAGCAACAAACTTTGCGAAAATAGCCTTTTATTATTACCTTTTCCGTTTAACTATTGAGTCTTGATTGTATAAGAAACGCTTTAAATTAAAGGAGTGAATTGAATGAATCTAAAAAATGGGATATTTGAAAAACCAAAGGAACCATTTAAAATATTGCATGATGCTGAAAGGGCTGCGTTTCAAATCTCTATGCAACTTCATTCTTTGCTTCCTGTCTTTCATACTCGTCCAGTTGTACTCGTTTGTATCGGAACAGACCGATCAACAGGTGATTCACTTGGACCTCTCGTCGGTTCATTACTAGAAGAAAAGAACCTATCGAATTTTCATCTTTACGGTACGCTAGAGGATCCTATCCATGCAGTCAACTTAGAAGAGAAGCTTAATGAAATAAGCAAAAAACACTTTAATCCTTTTATCATTGGAATTGATGCCTGTTTAGGCCGACTAAAAAGCGTAGGTTCCATCCAAGTTGCTAAGGGGCCTGTTAAGCCAGGTGCAGGTGTCAATAAAGAGCTTCCTGAAGTTGGGGATATGCATATTACCGGTATTGTAAATGTAAGTGGATTTATGGAATTCTTTGTCCTACAAAACACCCGGTTAAACTTAGTATTGAAAATGGCGAAGATCATTTCCCATGGGATTTATCAAGTCAGTCATACCTATACACCAAAACAAACTTGGGCAAGTATTTACTCAGAAGGAAAGACGCAGGAAAAAACCTATTAAGAATACTAAAAGTCTCCTAGAACTGGGCATAAATCTAACAGCATATATGTTTATTCTTTTATTCTGTGAAAAAGCACAGCCCATGGGTGTGCTTTTTAAACAGGGATCACATTTAATATTCCAACAATCATGGCCACCACTGCGATACTAGGTAATAAATTTGCTACTCGAATTGTAGTTACTCCTAACATATTCAATCCGATGGCAAAAATCATAATTCCCCCTGTTGATGTCATTTCTATGATAAATTGTTCCATAATAGGGTCGGGAATAAAAGAAGAAATTTGGGTAGCAAATAAAGCAATTGCTCCCTGATATAAAAATACTGGAATGGCCGAGAAGATAACGCCAATGCCGAGTGTAGTCGTTAAAATTAGGGCTGTAAATCCATCAATAATTGACTTGGTATATAAAATATCATGATCTCCTCTTAAGCCGCTATCTAGTGCTCCTAACACAGCCATTGCTCCAATAACAAAAATTAATGTAGCCGTTACAAACCCTTGTGAGATAGAAGAAGTAGAATTACTTCCTATTTTTCTTTCAATATATTTTCCTACATAATTAAGCTTCTTTTCAAGAGCAAGCCATTCACCAATAACAGCACCTAATACAACACTAATGATGACAATTAAATAATTTTCACTTTTAAATCCCATTTGTAAACCTAGAACTATAATCACTAAACTTATTGCTTGCATCACAATCCCTTTCACTTCATCAGGAATTCGATGAAATAATTTTCCTAGTAGTGCAGCGAGTATGATCGAAAACGCATTCACAATTGTACCAATTAACGCCATTATCTTTATCCTCTTTCTACTACAATTTACTGTAAATTCTTATTAAAAGGCTCTTTTCATATACGTTGTGGCTATTTCATTTGATGTTTGACTTAATCCTCCATTTTATTGTTGATTTCCATCAAAAATAAACGAAATGATGCCCGATATAAAGCTATATCATAAATGATCAACTGATACGAAAAGCAACAAACTTTGCGAAAACAGCCTCTTATATAAGTAAGAAATAACAAAAAAAAACAAATAAAAATTAGACAGTAGAAAAAAATACACCATCAAAAAGATGGTATATTATTCTTCCTCGCTTGGTTGAATTAATGAAAGAATTCTCTCTAAATCATCTTTAGAAAAGAACTCAATTTCAATTTTCCCTTTTTTCTTTGATTGTCTAATGGTAACCGTCGTCCCAAACCGCTCTCGTAAATAACTTTCTTTCTCTTTCATAAATACATCTTTTTTAGGTGTGGATTTTTTTGTTTCACGTGAAACACTCTCATTTAACTCCTGAATTAGGGTTTCGAGTTGGCGAACATTTAAATTTTCGTTCACTACTTTGTTCACGACGTTTTGTAGATTATCTTTGTTTTTTAATCCTAGTAATGCCCGTCCATGACCCATAGTAATAATCCCTTCAGAGATGTACTGTTGAATAGGTAATGGAAGAGAAAGCAAGCGAATATGATTGGCGATATGAGGCCTACTTTTACCCAACCTTTTTGCTAATTCCTCTTGTGTTAGGCCTAGTTTTTCGATTAATAGCTGATACGCTGCTCCTTCTTCAATAGGAGATAAATCCTCTCTCTGAAGGTTCTCCAGTACAGCTAACTCCATCATTTGTTGATCTGATAGCTCTCTTACAACAGCAGGTACAGTTTTAAGTTTAGCCAATTTTGCTGCTTTATATCGTCTTTCTCCTACAACGATTTCATATCCCTTAATGCTCTTACGTACAATTAAAGGCTGTAAAATTCCATGTTCTAAAATAGAATCTTTTAACTCTTCTATGGCTTCTGGCTGAAAAACTTTCCTAGGTTGATAGGGATTGGGACGTAGGGTATTAATCTTTAAGTCTTGAATCGTTTCTTCCATTTTATCGACATGCGAGAAGAGGGCATCAATACCTTTACCAAGTCCTTTAGCCATTTCCGACCACTTCCTTTGCCAATTCTAAATAGACTTCTGCACCTTTAGATTTCGCATCATAAATAATAATTGGCTCTCCATGACTTGGTGCTTCACTTAAGCGGACATTTCTAGGAATAATTGTTCGATAAACTTTGTCCTGAAAATATTTTTTCACTTCTTCTATGACTTGAATTCCTAAGTTTGTTCTAGCATCGAGCATTGTTAATAAAACTCCATCGATCATTAAGTTTTTATTTAAATGCTTTTGCACAAGGCGGACAGTGCTTAACAATTGACTCAAGCCCTCTAGAGCGTAGTATTCACATTGAACAGGGATGATTACCGCATCTGACGCGGTTAGAGCATTGATCGTTAAGAGGCCTAAAGAAGGTGGACAATCTATAATTATAAAATCATATTGATCTTTCACCGGTTCTAGTGCTCTCTTCAAGCGAACTTCTCTAGAAATAGTAGGGACCAATTCAATTTCCGCACCTGCAAGGGATATCGTTGCTGGAACGGTGTCTAGGTTCTCAACGGCTGTTGATAAAATAATATCTTTGACTTTCGCATCATCAACAAGTACATCGTAAATACAGTTTGAGACGCCACCTTTTTCAATTCCTACACCACTTGTCGCATTTCCTTGCGGGTCGATATCAACAAGTAAAACTTTTTTTCCAATATAGGCTAAACAAGCTCCTAAATTAACGGATGTTGTTGTTTTACCTACACCACCTTTTTGGTTGGCAATCGTAATTATTCTACCCAAGGAGTTCACCTACCTTTAGCTTCCTAGTAAAATTAAATTCATGTAATCTATTTTATCAAAGTTTATCATTATATTGCCGTTAAATTCAAAAAAAATACAATTTCCAATTATGGATACCTTTCGTCACTGAATAAACTCCTACGATCGAAAGGACTTTGGTGAAAAAAATTGGACACAAAGAAAAAATGAGAAGCTAAACACATGGCATTTGGCTTCTCACTTTTTCCATATATTCAACTGGTCTACTTTTTCTTAGGGATTTTTATTGTAATCTGATAAAAATCCTCATGCTCTTCTTCTTCAGACTTCAAGTTAATTCCACTATCTGACACCATTGAAAGGGATTGTCTTATTGTATTAACAGCAATTCTCATATCTTTGCTAAATGCTTTTCGACGTGGTTTTGGCTTTTTACCAGAACCTTCAAGAAGTCGAGTGACTCGCTCTTCAGTTTGTTTAACATTTAAGCCTCTATCAATAATCTCTGCGACGAGGGAAATTTGTTTTACAGGATTTTTTAAGGGAATAAGTGCTCTAGCATGTCTTTCGGTAATTTTCTTTTGTAGTAACGCTTCTTGGATTTCATCTGG
Above is a window of Bacillus sp. 2205SS5-2 DNA encoding:
- a CDS encoding mechanosensitive ion channel family protein, whose translation is MQMVETFYLGIQDILSNKIFWLDLAKSGIKIISIFFVTSIAIRFGKKTLQNVFKVRSKTPIRVSERRQSTLLRLLENVLTYAVYFIAFMALLSIFGIDVRALIAGAGVVGLAVGFGAQNLVRDIITGFFIIFEDQFSVGDYIRIGTHEGFVEEIGIRTTKIKSWTGELHIIPNGNINEVTNYSIHNSVAVVDVSVAYEENIEQAESVILELLAEMPGKYENLMKTPELLGVQNLGASEVVFRIVAETTPMQHWSMARAIRKDVKLVLDVHGIEIPFPRLVMYSRQEEEGKQKQLVKE
- a CDS encoding DUF951 domain-containing protein, whose translation is MEQKEFQLHDVVEMKKAHPCGENAWEIIRMGMDVRIKCEGCGHSVLIPRKEFSRKMKKILKKHEEI
- the ychF gene encoding redox-regulated ATPase YchF is translated as MALTAGIVGLPNVGKSTLFNAITKAGAESANYPFCTIDPNVGIVEVPDHRLDKLTELVVPKKTVPTAFEFTDIAGIVKGASKGEGLGNKFLSHIRQVDAICQVVRCFADDNITHVSGKVDPIDDIEVINLELILADLETVEKRIVRVQKLAKQKDKEAAFEYEILEKLKEAFENEKPARTVEFTEEQMKTAKGLHLLTIKPVLYVANVSEDDIADPSDNEYVQKVRAFAAEDNAEVIVVCAKIESEIAELDDDEKAMFLSELGIEESGLDQLISATYSLLGLATYFTAGVQEVRAWTFRHGMKAPQCAGVIHTDFERGFIRAETVSYDDLVHNGSMTAAKEAGKVRLEGKEYIVKDGDVIHFRFNV
- a CDS encoding ParA family protein, with amino-acid sequence MGRIITIANQKGGVGKTTTSVNLGACLAYIGKKVLLVDIDPQGNATSGVGIEKGGVSNCIYDVLVDDAKVKDIILSTAVENLDTVPATISLAGAEIELVPTISREVRLKRALEPVKDQYDFIIIDCPPSLGLLTINALTASDAVIIPVQCEYYALEGLSQLLSTVRLVQKHLNKNLMIDGVLLTMLDARTNLGIQVIEEVKKYFQDKVYRTIIPRNVRLSEAPSHGEPIIIYDAKSKGAEVYLELAKEVVGNG
- the rpsF gene encoding 30S ribosomal protein S6; this translates as MRKYEFMYIIRPTVDDEAKKAVVERFSNVLTSNGAEIIESKDWGKRRLAYEINDFRDGFYQLVTVKSGSEAVNEFDRLAKISDDIIRHIVIKEEE
- a CDS encoding ParB/RepB/Spo0J family partition protein, which gives rise to MAKGLGKGIDALFSHVDKMEETIQDLKINTLRPNPYQPRKVFQPEAIEELKDSILEHGILQPLIVRKSIKGYEIVVGERRYKAAKLAKLKTVPAVVRELSDQQMMELAVLENLQREDLSPIEEGAAYQLLIEKLGLTQEELAKRLGKSRPHIANHIRLLSLPLPIQQYISEGIITMGHGRALLGLKNKDNLQNVVNKVVNENLNVRQLETLIQELNESVSRETKKSTPKKDVFMKEKESYLRERFGTTVTIRQSKKKGKIEIEFFSKDDLERILSLIQPSEEE
- the yyaC gene encoding spore protease YyaC, producing the protein MNLKNGIFEKPKEPFKILHDAERAAFQISMQLHSLLPVFHTRPVVLVCIGTDRSTGDSLGPLVGSLLEEKNLSNFHLYGTLEDPIHAVNLEEKLNEISKKHFNPFIIGIDACLGRLKSVGSIQVAKGPVKPGAGVNKELPEVGDMHITGIVNVSGFMEFFVLQNTRLNLVLKMAKIISHGIYQVSHTYTPKQTWASIYSEGKTQEKTY
- a CDS encoding DUF554 domain-containing protein; the encoded protein is MALIGTIVNAFSIILAALLGKLFHRIPDEVKGIVMQAISLVIIVLGLQMGFKSENYLIVIISVVLGAVIGEWLALEKKLNYVGKYIERKIGSNSTSSISQGFVTATLIFVIGAMAVLGALDSGLRGDHDILYTKSIIDGFTALILTTTLGIGVIFSAIPVFLYQGAIALFATQISSFIPDPIMEQFIIEMTSTGGIMIFAIGLNMLGVTTIRVANLLPSIAVVAMIVGILNVIPV
- the ssb gene encoding single-stranded DNA-binding protein gives rise to the protein MMNRVVLVGRLTKDPELRYTPSGAAVATFTLAVNRSFTNQAGQREADFINCVVWRKPAENVANFLKKGSLAGVDGRVQTRNYEGQDGKRVYVTEIVAESVQFLEPKNAGGNTEQRGGSNSSYGGGRQENPFKQNQNQNQQPDRNNNQSYTRVDEDPFANDGQPIDISDDDLPF